One window from the genome of Saccharicrinis carchari encodes:
- the sov gene encoding T9SS outer membrane translocon Sov/SprA yields MNKVFPYILISAFIVTLFAGSGFLEVRADTNFADPFIIPGNQNIQQQPDSAQLKQGSRFAPIEKQSNNPFLHPEQEKSMELATPQNLQYTTQYDAKTGKVHLYRKIGNLNVKLPYTMTLEEYNDEQTRNSMISYWESRARLAEENDKFNIFNPNINIGAGELGNIFGSNLINIKPQGMAELKIGVTRNKIDNPTLQENLRKTTTFDFQEKIQMNIQGNIGDKLKLGINYNTEATFEFENEMKLEYEGKEDDIIQSIEAGNVSLPLPGTLITGSQSLFGVKTEMQFGKLSVTSVFSQQKGETSVMDIQGGAQQQEYELPINEYDKNRHFFLSNYFRDLYNDAQSNYPLLSKISVTRIEVWITNRAGQFDEARNILALMDLGETGSRNLRNTTEWGTSPYAPPANDANGVYSKLNNTYSSVRDINRVTQDFSGTQLINGRDYEKIENARLLSPSEYTLNSRLGFISLNMSLNADEVLAVAYEYDYNGQTYQVGEFAGDGIESTQTLFLKMLKSTNLTPTVKQTWDLMMKNIYAIGAYQVNREDFVFDVVYVDDSTGALINYLPDEGNLEGKLLLSLMELDKLNEAYDPIPDGTFDYIENQTIYPQNGRVIFPVLEPFGSHLLQLFGGDENDPRWKKYGYQALYDSTQTLATQNAEKNKFRLKGQYKSSTGSEISLNAQNIPQGSVIVTAGGIKLVENVDYTVDYSFGTVKIINQGLLGSGSPIQVSLESQSLFNLQTKTLMGTHLNYQFNKDFNFGGTIMHLRERPLTQKVSIGDEPIANTIYGFNTSYFTESQVITNLLNNIPLLQVKEPSSISFEGEFAQLIPGHPDVIKNEGEAYIDDFEGTKISIDMRNWTAWNLASTPQGQTDLFPNAHLINDLSAGFERAKAAWYIIDPLFSRDNQYTPSHVRNDLDLQSNHFSREVFIKEIFPNQDVATGTPTNIPVLNFAYYPKERGPYNFTTDLDINGNLINPETRWGGIQRRVETSDFEAANIEFIEFWMMDPFVYDENPEKAGDLYFNLGNISEDVLSDSRKFFEQGMPGPGEPFDVDSTAWGLIPTKQSLVSAFSNDPDARLRQDVGLNGLNSEQERTFYKEFIEGIETLRAAGALSEAAYNGIMNDPAADDYHYFRGSDFDRDKVSILDRYKNFNGPEGNSVPSEYSPESYATASISTPNMEDINRDNTLSENESYYQYKVSLDPNNMEVGTNYITDVREAEVELKNKKTERVKWYQFRIPISLPDTTIGNIQDMRSIRFMRMFMHNFRDTTILRFATLDLVRSEWRKYTNDLSENETILGDEETQFETGAVNIEENANRSPINYVLPPGIDRIIDPANPQLRELNEQSISLKVSDMPKNSRRAVFKTMNMDMRQYGRLKMEVHAEEFVEGSIGNNNVRAFIRLGSDSRNNYYEYEIPLEMTPHGATSARDIWPVNNRFDFAFSALQGVKLKRNQNGAPVNEVYTAKDDENNRNWVKIKGNPNLSNVRNIMIGVRSVAEGKVVTFETWFNELRLTDFNEEGGWAANARMNIKLSDLGNVSLAGNTHTVGFGSIEKNVMERSQEDFYQYDIATNLELGKFTGAKSRLSIPFYFGYSKEVASPDYYPLDPDIPLDVALDNAGSSAQRDSIKKMSQDVVKRKSVNFTNVRLMPKSNQSKIYDVANLSATYSYNITTARNVNTEERVAKDYRGVLAYNFNNRPKVYEPFKKSKALNGEAFKLIKDFNFYLMPTQLSYRNEMLRQYNQEQLRNVNNPNFSIPITVRKDFNWNRYFDLRYNLTKQLKFDFKSVTNARIDEPLSVLVVDKNLKDDYTVWKDSVMSNIMNGGRVTNYQHNFNASYKVPIDKLPYLDWTNTTVRYSGMYRWQTAPQSTNESIEWGNTISNSNNIQGSVQLNLKSLYNRSGYLKGLSRKYGGRNPRSRSSNKQTVRYNKEGIDLKKGQSYIINHKLRSNDAKARMYDANGRTARGESITIDQNKIEFIPAVDYENARVMVTGTREDQSTILGTIADYTAMLATGVKSISVNYTETNGTILPGYLPESKFLGSSTYNGFNAPGYGFIAGWQDRDFARKAAERGWVTVDTINQAYVMTHQEDFTIKSTIEPIDGLRIDLTANRRYSNNMNEYYYKQGDSFQAYNMRENGNFTMTFNLINTAFEKVSKTGIYESKTYNEFLQNRQILASKLARKRVGLVDPATNELYDPLPKDGKAGGNGYGLNSQEVLIPAFLAAYSGKDANNIFTDLFPTILKMHPNWRVTYNGLTKIKPVKKLIKTFEITHGYRSTYSVGSFVSNSDYNSNSGDGISWIRNLQDNFISEHQVNSVSLNEMFMPLIGFNITWVNNLTTKIENKRTRTINLSLSNNQIIENHNNDLTIGVGYRFDKMDLILGSKAGAKKMSSDLNLRVDFSMKDNIAIFRRIEDGVNQLTSGRKINTLKVTADYVLSDRFNMQVFYDRAVTSPYISSSYPTSNSNFGVSFRFSLTQ; encoded by the coding sequence TTGAATAAAGTTTTTCCATATATTTTAATTAGTGCATTTATAGTCACTTTGTTTGCGGGTTCCGGATTTTTGGAAGTTCGTGCCGATACCAATTTTGCTGATCCTTTCATCATTCCTGGCAACCAAAACATCCAACAGCAACCCGACAGCGCACAACTAAAGCAAGGCAGCAGGTTCGCCCCCATCGAAAAGCAATCCAACAATCCTTTTTTGCATCCGGAGCAAGAAAAATCTATGGAGCTGGCTACGCCGCAAAATTTGCAATATACCACCCAATACGATGCCAAAACAGGTAAGGTTCATTTGTACCGTAAAATTGGCAACCTAAATGTTAAGTTGCCCTATACCATGACTTTAGAAGAATACAACGATGAGCAAACACGCAACTCGATGATATCCTATTGGGAGTCCAGGGCCAGGCTAGCCGAAGAAAACGATAAATTCAATATTTTTAATCCTAACATAAACATCGGTGCCGGTGAACTGGGGAATATATTTGGCAGCAACCTGATAAACATAAAACCACAGGGTATGGCCGAGCTTAAAATAGGTGTTACCCGTAATAAAATAGACAATCCCACGCTACAGGAAAACCTTCGAAAAACTACCACCTTCGATTTTCAGGAGAAAATACAAATGAACATCCAGGGTAACATAGGCGATAAGCTAAAGCTGGGCATCAACTATAACACCGAAGCAACCTTTGAGTTTGAAAACGAAATGAAACTCGAATACGAAGGTAAAGAAGACGACATCATACAATCTATTGAAGCGGGTAATGTTTCCCTGCCCCTACCCGGCACCTTGATTACGGGCAGCCAAAGTTTGTTTGGAGTTAAAACCGAAATGCAGTTTGGCAAACTAAGTGTTACCTCTGTGTTTTCCCAACAAAAGGGCGAAACATCCGTGATGGACATCCAGGGCGGTGCACAGCAACAAGAATATGAATTGCCCATTAACGAATACGATAAAAATCGCCACTTTTTCCTCTCCAACTACTTTAGGGATTTATATAACGATGCCCAGTCGAATTATCCTTTGCTCTCAAAAATTAGTGTTACCCGCATTGAGGTATGGATTACCAATCGGGCAGGTCAATTTGATGAAGCCCGTAACATATTAGCCTTAATGGATCTGGGCGAAACCGGCTCGAGAAACCTCCGTAACACAACCGAATGGGGAACCAGCCCCTATGCACCCCCTGCCAACGATGCCAACGGCGTATATTCAAAACTCAACAACACTTACAGTTCGGTTAGAGATATTAACCGCGTAACACAAGATTTTAGCGGTACGCAATTGATTAACGGCAGAGATTATGAAAAAATTGAGAACGCCCGTTTGCTATCGCCATCGGAGTACACTTTAAATAGCCGCCTGGGATTTATCTCCTTAAACATGTCGCTCAATGCCGATGAAGTGTTGGCCGTAGCCTACGAGTACGATTACAACGGACAAACCTATCAGGTAGGAGAATTTGCCGGCGACGGTATTGAATCCACACAAACGCTGTTTTTAAAAATGCTTAAAAGCACCAACCTTACCCCAACGGTAAAACAAACATGGGATTTGATGATGAAAAACATCTATGCCATCGGTGCCTATCAGGTGAATAGGGAAGATTTTGTTTTTGACGTGGTATACGTTGACGATTCAACCGGCGCGTTGATCAATTACCTGCCCGACGAGGGTAATTTAGAAGGTAAACTCTTGCTTAGCCTGATGGAACTGGACAAGCTGAACGAAGCCTACGATCCCATTCCTGATGGCACCTTCGACTATATCGAAAACCAAACCATCTATCCACAAAACGGAAGGGTTATCTTTCCGGTGCTGGAACCTTTTGGCTCACATCTATTACAACTGTTTGGTGGAGATGAAAACGATCCACGATGGAAAAAATATGGCTACCAGGCGCTTTACGATTCTACCCAAACATTAGCTACACAAAACGCCGAGAAAAACAAGTTCCGACTTAAAGGTCAGTATAAATCAAGCACGGGAAGCGAGATATCGCTAAACGCACAAAACATACCACAGGGTTCGGTCATTGTTACGGCAGGAGGAATTAAGCTGGTGGAAAATGTGGATTATACGGTAGATTATTCTTTTGGTACTGTAAAAATAATCAATCAGGGCTTGTTAGGCAGCGGTTCGCCCATACAGGTATCCTTAGAAAGTCAGAGCCTGTTTAACCTGCAAACCAAAACTCTGATGGGTACCCATTTGAACTATCAGTTCAATAAGGATTTTAATTTTGGGGGTACGATAATGCACCTGCGCGAAAGACCGCTTACGCAAAAAGTAAGTATTGGCGACGAACCCATTGCCAATACCATTTACGGTTTTAACACTTCGTATTTTACCGAGTCGCAAGTAATTACGAATTTGCTTAATAACATTCCCCTATTGCAAGTGAAGGAACCATCCAGTATTTCCTTCGAGGGAGAATTTGCCCAATTAATACCGGGACACCCCGATGTAATCAAAAACGAAGGCGAAGCATACATCGACGACTTTGAAGGCACCAAAATATCCATCGATATGCGCAACTGGACTGCCTGGAATCTTGCCAGTACACCGCAAGGCCAAACGGATTTATTTCCGAATGCCCACCTTATCAACGATTTGAGTGCAGGCTTTGAACGAGCCAAAGCGGCATGGTATATTATCGACCCGCTGTTTTCGCGCGACAACCAATATACGCCCAGCCATGTGCGCAACGATTTAGACTTGCAGTCGAACCATTTTTCACGTGAGGTATTTATCAAGGAGATATTCCCCAATCAGGATGTAGCCACAGGAACACCCACCAATATACCAGTACTAAACTTTGCCTACTACCCCAAGGAACGAGGCCCTTATAACTTCACCACCGATCTTGATATCAACGGTAACCTCATCAATCCCGAGACCCGCTGGGGCGGCATTCAGCGTCGGGTGGAAACGAGCGATTTTGAGGCCGCCAACATCGAGTTTATCGAATTTTGGATGATGGATCCGTTTGTTTATGATGAGAATCCCGAAAAAGCAGGCGATCTGTACTTTAACCTTGGTAACATATCCGAAGATGTTTTGAGCGATTCGCGTAAGTTTTTTGAGCAAGGCATGCCCGGGCCCGGCGAGCCTTTCGATGTGGATTCCACCGCATGGGGACTAATACCTACCAAACAGAGTTTGGTGAGCGCCTTTAGCAACGACCCGGATGCACGGCTGCGACAAGATGTAGGATTAAACGGCTTAAACAGCGAACAAGAACGAACATTCTACAAAGAATTTATCGAAGGCATCGAAACCCTTAGAGCAGCAGGAGCACTGTCGGAAGCGGCCTACAACGGTATTATGAACGATCCGGCTGCCGATGATTACCATTACTTCAGAGGCAGCGACTTCGACCGTGATAAGGTGAGCATTCTGGACAGGTACAAAAATTTTAACGGGCCGGAAGGCAACTCGGTTCCCTCCGAATATTCACCCGAATCCTACGCCACAGCTTCTATATCTACCCCTAACATGGAGGATATCAATCGCGATAATACTCTAAGCGAAAACGAGAGTTATTACCAGTATAAAGTAAGCCTCGACCCCAACAACATGGAAGTGGGTACCAACTACATTACCGATGTGAGGGAGGCCGAGGTGGAATTGAAAAACAAAAAAACGGAGCGCGTAAAATGGTATCAGTTCCGTATTCCCATCAGCCTGCCTGATACCACAATTGGTAACATCCAGGATATGCGTTCTATCCGCTTTATGCGGATGTTTATGCACAACTTCCGGGACACCACCATACTGCGTTTTGCCACCTTGGATTTGGTTCGCAGCGAATGGCGCAAATACACCAACGACCTTAGCGAAAACGAAACAATATTAGGTGACGAAGAAACCCAATTTGAAACCGGCGCCGTTAACATTGAAGAAAATGCCAACCGATCGCCCATCAACTATGTATTGCCTCCCGGTATCGACCGCATCATAGACCCGGCCAACCCACAGTTGCGCGAGCTAAACGAGCAGTCCATATCGTTAAAAGTAAGCGACATGCCCAAAAACAGCCGTCGCGCCGTGTTTAAAACCATGAACATGGACATGCGCCAGTACGGACGCTTAAAGATGGAGGTACATGCCGAAGAGTTTGTAGAGGGCAGCATAGGCAACAACAATGTACGAGCTTTTATACGATTAGGATCCGACAGCCGTAACAATTATTACGAGTACGAAATACCTTTGGAGATGACCCCGCATGGTGCCACCTCGGCGCGGGATATATGGCCGGTGAACAACCGTTTCGACTTTGCCTTTAGTGCACTCCAGGGCGTTAAGTTAAAACGAAATCAGAATGGCGCTCCGGTAAATGAAGTATATACGGCCAAAGACGACGAGAACAACCGCAACTGGGTAAAAATTAAAGGTAACCCTAACCTGAGCAACGTACGCAACATAATGATAGGTGTACGTAGCGTGGCCGAAGGTAAGGTGGTAACTTTTGAAACCTGGTTTAACGAACTAAGACTCACCGATTTTAACGAAGAAGGTGGCTGGGCTGCCAATGCTCGTATGAACATAAAACTATCGGATCTGGGTAACGTTTCCCTGGCTGGTAACACACATACCGTGGGTTTTGGGAGCATCGAGAAAAATGTGATGGAGCGCAGCCAGGAAGATTTTTACCAGTACGATATAGCCACCAATCTGGAACTGGGTAAGTTTACCGGAGCTAAATCGCGCTTGTCAATACCCTTTTATTTTGGCTATTCAAAAGAGGTGGCCAGCCCCGATTATTACCCATTGGATCCGGACATTCCCTTGGATGTAGCACTGGACAATGCCGGCAGTAGTGCACAACGCGACAGTATTAAAAAAATGTCGCAGGATGTAGTTAAACGCAAGAGTGTAAACTTTACCAATGTGCGCCTAATGCCCAAAAGCAACCAATCAAAAATTTATGACGTAGCCAACCTGTCGGCCACCTACTCCTACAATATTACCACCGCACGTAACGTCAATACAGAGGAAAGAGTAGCGAAGGATTACCGTGGTGTACTGGCCTATAACTTTAACAACAGACCCAAGGTGTACGAACCCTTTAAAAAGAGTAAGGCCCTGAATGGCGAAGCCTTTAAACTGATAAAAGACTTTAACTTTTACCTGATGCCCACCCAATTATCGTATCGTAACGAAATGCTCCGGCAATATAATCAGGAGCAATTACGTAATGTGAATAACCCCAATTTTAGCATACCCATCACCGTGCGTAAAGATTTTAACTGGAACCGCTATTTCGACTTACGTTATAACCTGACCAAGCAGTTAAAATTCGATTTTAAATCGGTTACCAATGCACGTATCGATGAGCCGCTAAGTGTTTTGGTGGTAGATAAAAACTTAAAGGATGATTATACCGTATGGAAAGATTCCGTTATGTCCAACATCATGAATGGTGGCAGGGTAACCAATTACCAGCACAACTTTAACGCCAGCTATAAAGTACCTATTGACAAACTGCCCTACCTGGATTGGACCAACACAACGGTGCGTTACAGCGGCATGTACCGATGGCAAACAGCACCGCAATCAACCAACGAATCCATTGAATGGGGCAATACCATAAGTAATTCCAATAACATACAAGGGAGTGTGCAGCTCAACTTAAAATCACTTTACAATCGTTCGGGCTACCTTAAAGGGCTGTCGCGCAAATACGGTGGGCGCAACCCACGCAGCAGAAGCAGCAACAAACAAACGGTTAGATACAACAAAGAAGGCATTGACCTTAAAAAGGGACAATCCTACATCATCAATCATAAATTGCGTAGTAACGACGCAAAAGCACGCATGTACGACGCAAACGGACGTACAGCACGGGGTGAATCAATTACCATCGATCAAAACAAAATAGAGTTTATACCCGCAGTAGATTACGAAAACGCCCGCGTGATGGTAACGGGAACACGCGAAGACCAATCGACCATCCTGGGAACTATTGCCGATTATACCGCAATGCTGGCTACCGGAGTTAAAAGCATCAGCGTAAACTATACCGAAACCAATGGTACGATTCTACCCGGTTACCTGCCCGAATCTAAGTTTTTGGGTTCATCCACCTACAATGGTTTTAACGCACCTGGCTATGGTTTTATTGCGGGCTGGCAGGATCGTGACTTTGCCCGAAAGGCGGCAGAAAGAGGTTGGGTAACCGTTGACACCATCAATCAGGCTTATGTAATGACCCATCAGGAAGATTTTACCATTAAATCGACTATTGAGCCTATCGACGGTTTAAGAATTGACTTAACTGCAAACAGAAGGTACTCTAATAACATGAACGAGTACTACTATAAGCAAGGCGACAGTTTTCAGGCATACAATATGCGCGAAAATGGTAATTTCACCATGACTTTCAACCTCATCAACACCGCCTTTGAAAAGGTGAGCAAAACGGGTATATACGAATCAAAGACCTACAATGAGTTTTTGCAGAACCGCCAGATTCTGGCCAGCAAATTGGCCCGGAAGCGTGTAGGCCTGGTAGACCCTGCCACCAACGAGCTGTACGACCCCTTGCCCAAAGATGGCAAAGCCGGAGGGAATGGCTATGGACTGAACTCGCAGGAAGTGCTAATTCCGGCATTTTTAGCAGCCTACAGCGGTAAGGACGCCAATAATATTTTTACCGACCTTTTTCCCACTATCCTGAAAATGCACCCCAACTGGCGGGTTACTTATAATGGCTTAACCAAAATAAAGCCGGTTAAAAAACTCATCAAAACATTTGAGATAACACATGGTTACCGATCTACCTATAGTGTAGGTTCCTTCGTTAGCAATTCGGATTATAACAGCAACAGCGGGGATGGCATCAGTTGGATTCGGAATTTACAGGACAACTTTATTTCGGAGCATCAGGTGAATTCCGTATCGCTGAATGAAATGTTTATGCCACTTATCGGGTTTAACATCACCTGGGTAAACAACTTAACTACCAAAATTGAAAACAAGCGTACACGCACCATCAACCTAAGCCTTAGCAATAACCAGATAATTGAAAACCACAACAACGACCTGACTATTGGGGTGGGCTACCGTTTTGATAAAATGGATTTGATTCTGGGAAGTAAAGCAGGCGCAAAAAAAATGTCGAGCGACCTGAACCTCAGGGTAGACTTTTCCATGAAAGACAATATTGCTATTTTCAGAAGGATTGAAGATGGTGTAAACCAGCTCACCTCGGGACGCAAAATAAACACCTTAAAAGTAACAGCCGATTATGTGCTAAGTGACCGTTTTAACATGCAAGTGTTCTACGACCGTGCTGTTACATCACCCTACATTTCGAGCTCCTACCCTACTTCTAACAGTAATTTTGGGGTGAGCTTCCGATTCTCGCTGACGCAATAA
- the ruvA gene encoding Holliday junction branch migration protein RuvA yields the protein MYEYIKGHIIETSPAHCVVENNGIGYFINISVHTYTQLQNQKEIQLYIYQHLREDAHNLYGFYETGERNMFVQLISVSGIGANTARMMLSSMSPGEIHEAIATGNVNLLKGIKGIGVKTAQRIIVDLADKLGKMAADQKIFTEPNNTIKDEALSALVMLGFMKGSAQKVVNKILASEPDCKVEDVIKRSLKML from the coding sequence ATGTACGAATATATCAAAGGTCATATTATAGAGACGAGTCCGGCACATTGTGTTGTCGAAAACAACGGGATAGGTTATTTCATCAATATTTCGGTGCATACCTATACCCAGCTACAAAACCAGAAAGAGATACAATTATATATTTACCAACACCTGCGCGAGGACGCACATAACCTGTACGGTTTTTACGAAACTGGCGAACGCAATATGTTTGTGCAATTGATTTCGGTGAGCGGTATTGGTGCCAATACCGCCCGCATGATGCTTTCGTCTATGTCGCCGGGCGAGATACACGAAGCCATTGCTACCGGAAACGTCAATTTACTTAAAGGGATCAAAGGTATCGGCGTTAAAACAGCACAACGTATAATTGTGGATCTGGCCGACAAATTGGGTAAGATGGCCGCCGACCAAAAAATATTTACCGAACCAAACAATACAATAAAAGATGAGGCGTTATCTGCTTTAGTAATGTTAGGTTTTATGAAAGGAAGCGCACAAAAAGTAGTTAATAAAATTTTAGCCTCAGAACCGGATTGCAAAGTGGAGGATGTTATTAAAAGGTCGCTGAAAATGCTTTAA
- a CDS encoding four helix bundle protein has product MKKSIAYQKAFIFAVNIVKFCRVLKKEEHEFDLANQLQRSGTSIGANLAEANGAISDADFSNKVSIAYKETLETKFWLDLFLAVEFIPEEQYHILFYSADEIARILFSILKTTRIHKKQ; this is encoded by the coding sequence ATGAAAAAAAGCATTGCTTACCAGAAAGCCTTTATTTTTGCTGTAAATATTGTGAAGTTTTGTAGGGTATTAAAAAAAGAAGAACATGAATTTGATTTAGCCAATCAGTTACAACGTAGTGGAACATCCATAGGTGCAAACTTAGCTGAGGCAAATGGAGCAATTTCGGATGCAGACTTTTCGAACAAAGTAAGTATAGCTTACAAAGAAACCTTGGAGACGAAATTTTGGTTAGATTTATTTTTAGCAGTAGAATTTATCCCTGAAGAACAATACCATATTTTATTTTATTCCGCCGACGAAATAGCTAGAATTCTATTTTCGATTCTGAAAACAACAAGAATACACAAAAAACAATGA
- the thiL gene encoding thiamine-phosphate kinase gives MSENKEKTLESLGEFGLIEHLTNSIEIKNGSTIKGVGDDAAVLDYKDKQTIVTTDLLLQGIHFDLVYTPIVHLGYKAVMVNLSDVYAMNATPKQITVSIGVSSKVSLPIVEQLYDGIKLACNKHNVDLIGGDTSTSLTGLTISITAIGEANKEDIVYRSGAKPNDLICVSGDLGAAYMGLQLLEREKRVHQGNTEIQPDLSGYDYILERQLKPEARKDVIEFLKTIGVKPTAMIDISDGLSSEIMHICKQSNTGCRIYENKIPIDHATSLFAEEINMNPTVAALNGGEDYELLFTISIEDYAKFNQETDIKIYTIGHITDESKGQYLVTNGDEEVELQAQGWNAVQ, from the coding sequence CCCTTGAATCCCTTGGCGAGTTCGGCCTGATAGAACACCTCACTAACTCCATTGAAATTAAAAACGGCAGCACCATTAAAGGGGTAGGCGACGATGCGGCAGTGCTCGATTATAAGGACAAACAAACAATCGTAACCACGGATTTGTTGCTTCAGGGCATTCACTTCGACTTGGTATATACGCCCATAGTACATTTAGGTTACAAAGCGGTTATGGTTAACCTGAGCGATGTGTATGCCATGAACGCCACACCAAAGCAAATAACCGTTTCTATCGGTGTGAGTTCTAAAGTCAGCTTACCAATCGTTGAGCAACTGTACGATGGCATTAAATTGGCCTGCAACAAGCACAATGTAGATTTAATTGGTGGCGATACCTCCACCTCGCTTACCGGACTTACCATCAGCATTACCGCCATCGGCGAAGCCAACAAAGAGGACATCGTTTATCGCAGCGGTGCCAAACCTAACGATTTAATTTGTGTGAGTGGCGATTTGGGCGCCGCCTACATGGGCTTGCAGTTGTTAGAGCGCGAAAAGCGTGTACATCAAGGCAATACAGAAATCCAGCCCGACCTATCCGGATACGATTACATTCTGGAACGCCAACTAAAACCCGAAGCCCGCAAAGATGTAATTGAGTTCCTAAAAACTATCGGTGTTAAGCCTACGGCGATGATTGATATTTCGGACGGGCTGTCGTCAGAAATCATGCACATCTGTAAACAGTCGAACACCGGGTGCCGTATCTATGAGAACAAAATACCCATTGACCATGCCACTTCACTTTTTGCCGAAGAAATAAACATGAATCCAACTGTAGCCGCTTTAAACGGCGGTGAAGATTATGAGCTCCTCTTTACCATTTCCATAGAAGATTATGCCAAGTTTAACCAGGAAACCGATATAAAAATATATACTATTGGCCATATAACCGACGAAAGTAAAGGCCAATATCTGGTAACCAATGGTGATGAAGAAGTGGAGTTGCAAGCACAAGGGTGGAACGCGGTACAGTAA